The following proteins are encoded in a genomic region of Streptococcus gwangjuense:
- the cysK gene encoding cysteine synthase A: protein MSIYNNITELIGQTPIVKLNNIVPEGAADVYVKLEAFNPGSSVKDRIALSMIEKAEQDGILKPGSTIVEATSGNTGIGLSWVGAAKGYKVVIVMPETMSVERRKIIQAYGAELVLTPGSEGMKGAIAKAQEIAAERDGFLPLQFDNPANPEVHERTTGAEILAAFGKDGLDAFVAGVGTGGTISGVSHALKSANSNIQVFAVEADESAILSGEKPGPHKIQGISAGFIPDTLDTKAYDGIVRVTSDDALALGREIGGKEGFLVGISSAAAIYGAIEVAKKLGTGKKVLALAPDNGERYLSTALYEFEV, encoded by the coding sequence ATGTCTATTTATAACAACATTACTGAATTAATCGGTCAAACTCCGATTGTTAAACTCAACAACATCGTGCCAGAAGGGGCTGCTGACGTCTATGTAAAGCTTGAAGCATTCAACCCTGGTTCTTCTGTAAAAGATCGTATTGCTCTTAGCATGATTGAAAAAGCTGAACAAGACGGTATTCTGAAACCTGGTTCTACTATTGTTGAAGCAACAAGTGGAAACACTGGTATTGGACTTTCATGGGTAGGTGCTGCTAAAGGGTATAAAGTCGTCATCGTTATGCCTGAAACTATGAGTGTAGAGCGACGTAAGATTATCCAAGCTTATGGCGCTGAACTCGTCCTAACTCCTGGAAGCGAGGGAATGAAAGGTGCTATTGCTAAGGCTCAAGAAATCGCTGCTGAACGTGATGGTTTCCTTCCTCTTCAATTTGACAATCCAGCTAATCCAGAAGTACACGAAAGAACAACAGGAGCTGAAATACTAGCTGCTTTCGGTAAAGATGGACTAGATGCCTTTGTTGCTGGAGTGGGTACCGGTGGAACGATTTCTGGTGTTTCTCATGCACTCAAATCAGCAAATTCTAACATTCAAGTTTTTGCAGTAGAGGCAGACGAATCTGCTATTCTATCTGGTGAAAAACCTGGACCACACAAAATTCAAGGTATCTCAGCTGGATTTATTCCTGATACACTGGATACAAAGGCTTATGATGGTATCGTTCGTGTAACGTCAGACGATGCTCTAGCACTCGGCCGTGAAATTGGTGGAAAAGAAGGTTTCCTTGTAGGGATTTCTTCAGCTGCAGCTATCTACGGAGCAATTGAAGTTGCCAAGAAATTAGGTACAGGTAAGAAAGTCCTTGCTCTAGCACCAGATAACGGTGAACGTTATCTCTCTACAGCACTCTATGAATTTGAAGTGTAG
- a CDS encoding PH domain-containing protein, with translation MAFGKFIQGLAGNFSEQNKETLIKEYGQYLLENEEIQSGYKLIRDSIIFTNIRIIFTDKQGATGRKMSIKSIFLMNIVNVEMETAGAGIDDSEITITYLENVFLKAHNEHFNAHKFEFPKKTDIIPLYTYLLELAYHNRLKINGLDL, from the coding sequence ATGGCATTTGGTAAATTCATTCAAGGACTCGCTGGTAACTTTAGCGAGCAAAACAAAGAAACTCTTATCAAAGAATATGGACAATATCTACTAGAAAATGAAGAAATTCAAAGTGGATATAAACTGATTCGTGACTCAATTATATTTACAAATATACGTATTATCTTTACAGATAAACAAGGTGCTACCGGTCGTAAGATGTCTATTAAATCAATCTTTTTGATGAACATTGTTAACGTTGAAATGGAAACTGCTGGAGCAGGTATAGATGATAGTGAAATTACTATTACTTATTTAGAAAATGTCTTTCTAAAAGCACATAATGAGCATTTTAATGCTCATAAATTTGAATTCCCTAAGAAAACGGATATCATTCCACTTTACACCTATTTATTAGAATTAGCTTATCACAATCGCTTGAAAATTAACGGCTTAGACCTTTGA
- the tsf gene encoding translation elongation factor Ts produces MAEITAKLVKELREKSGAGVMDAKKALVETDGDIEKAIELLREKGMAKAAKKADRVAAEGLTGVYVNGNVAAVIEVNAETDFVAKNAQFVELVNTTAKVIAEGKPANNEEALALTMPSGETLEAAYVSATATIGEKISFRRFALIEKTDAQHFGAYQHNGGRIGVISVVEGGDEALAKQLSMHIAAMKPTVLSYKELDEQFVKDELAQLNHVIDQDNESRAMVNKPALPHLKYGSKSQLTDEVIAQAEADIKAELAAEGKPEKIWDKIIPGKMDRFMLDNTKVDQAYTLLAQVYIMDDSKTVEAYLESVNASVVEFARFEVGEGIEKAANDFEAEVAATMAAALNN; encoded by the coding sequence ATGGCAGAAATTACAGCTAAACTTGTAAAAGAGTTGCGTGAAAAATCTGGTGCCGGTGTTATGGACGCTAAAAAAGCGCTTGTAGAAACAGACGGTGACATCGAAAAAGCGATTGAATTGCTTCGTGAAAAAGGTATGGCTAAGGCAGCTAAGAAAGCTGACCGTGTTGCTGCAGAAGGTTTGACTGGTGTTTATGTTAACGGTAATGTTGCAGCGGTTATTGAAGTAAACGCTGAAACTGACTTCGTTGCGAAAAACGCTCAATTCGTTGAATTGGTAAATACTACAGCTAAAGTTATTGCTGAAGGAAAACCTGCAAATAATGAAGAAGCACTTGCTTTGACAATGCCTTCAGGTGAAACTCTTGAAGCTGCATACGTATCTGCAACAGCAACTATCGGAGAAAAAATCTCATTCCGTCGCTTTGCATTGATTGAAAAAACAGATGCACAACACTTTGGAGCTTACCAACATAACGGTGGACGTATCGGTGTTATTTCAGTTGTTGAAGGTGGAGATGAAGCGCTTGCTAAACAATTGTCAATGCACATCGCAGCGATGAAACCAACAGTTCTTTCTTACAAAGAATTGGATGAGCAATTCGTTAAAGATGAGTTGGCACAATTGAACCACGTTATCGACCAAGATAACGAAAGTCGTGCAATGGTTAACAAACCAGCTCTTCCACACTTGAAGTATGGATCGAAATCACAATTGACTGATGAAGTGATTGCCCAAGCTGAAGCTGACATCAAAGCTGAATTGGCTGCAGAAGGTAAACCAGAAAAAATCTGGGACAAAATCATCCCAGGTAAAATGGATCGCTTCATGCTTGACAACACTAAAGTTGACCAAGCTTACACACTTCTTGCACAAGTATACATCATGGATGACAGCAAGACAGTTGAAGCATATCTTGAATCAGTTAACGCTTCAGTAGTTGAGTTCGCTCGCTTTGAAGTTGGTGAAGGTATCGAAAAAGCTGCAAACGACTTCGAAGCTGAAGTTGCAGCTACAATGGCAGCAGCCTTGAATAACTAA